The Anolis carolinensis isolate JA03-04 chromosome 2, rAnoCar3.1.pri, whole genome shotgun sequence genome has a window encoding:
- the dcp2 gene encoding m7GpppN-mRNA hydrolase isoform X3, which yields METKRAEIPSGVLDDLCSRFILHIPSEERDNAIRVCFQIELAHWFYLDFYMQNTPGLPQCGIRDFAKAVFNHCPFLLPQGEDVQKVLDEWKEYKMGVPTYGAIILDESLENVLLVQGYLAKSGWGFPKGKVNKEEAPHDCAAREVFEETGFDIKDYINKDDYIELRINDQLARLYIIPGIPKDTKFNPKTRREIRNIEWFSIDKLPCHRNDMTPKSKLGLAPNKFFMAIPFIRLLKDWLARRYCDSSDSDNGFSAARSSTPPKSNTEKTRSKLHYSQQVFPDSSSGDQWSKQRQLQQQKPSNNHFEVSDTLKLKNPRSNGRKQNQDTPNQKKKTNGVHNQPAKQSQTLKCEKKLNPRRLQDNFETDTAYDVCCVNEDPLLEQGQSVSCNGHCKSSFSSEAFLSFKFDHDAIMRSFDL from the exons ATGGAGACCAAACGGGCCGAGATCCCCAGCGGCGTCCTGGACGACCTCTGCAG TCGATTTATTTTGCACATTCCCAGTGAGGAACGAGACAATGCAATCCGTGTATGCTTTCAGATTGAACTGGCCCATTGGTTTTACTTGGATTTTTACATGCAGAACACACCAGGATTACCTCAGTGTGGGATAAGAGATTTTGCTAAAGCTG TGTTCAACCATTGCCCTTTTTTACTGCCTCAAGGTGAAGATGTACAGAAGGTTCTGGATGAATGGAAAGAGTACAAAATGGGAGTGCCAACTTATGGCGCGATTATTCTTGATGAAAGCCTTGAAAAT GTACTTCTGGTTCAGGGGTATTTAGCAAAGTCTGGTTGGGGATTTCCAAAAGGAAAAGTGAATAAAGAAGAAGCACCACATGACTGTGCAGCTAGAGAG GTGTTTGAAGAAACTGGTTTTGATATAAAGGATTACATCAATAAAGATGATTACATTGAATTACGAATCAATGATCAGCTGGCCCGCTTGTACATCATTCCAGGAATTCCAAAGGACACTAAATTTAATCCCAAAACAAGAAGAGAGATTCGG aATATTGAGTGGTTCTCCATTGACAAATTACCTTGCCATAGAAATGACATGACCCCGAAGTCCAAGCTGGGTTTGGCACCTAACAAGTTTTTTATGGCTATTCCCTTCATCAG ACTACTGAAAGACTGGCTTGCTCGACGGTATTGCGATTCCTCAGATAGTGACAATGGATTCTCAGCTGCCAGGAGCAGCACACCACCCAAGTCCAATACAGAAAAAACGAG ATCAAAGCTCCATTATAGTCAGCAGGTGTTTCCAGATAGTTCTTCAGGAGACCAGTGGTCAAAGCAGCGGCAATTACAGCAACAGAAGCCAAGTAACAATCATTTTGAGGTGTCTGATACCTTAAAACTAAAG AACCCGCGGAGCAATGGTAGAAAACAGAACCAAGATACACCtaatcaaaagaagaaaacaaatggaGTTCATAATCAGCCAGCTAAACAGAGCCAAACTCTG AAATGTGAAAAGAAGTTAAATCCAAGAAGACTCCAAGATAATTTTGAAACAG ACACAGCTTATGATGTGTGCTGTGTGAATGAAGATCCGCTCCTGGAACAAGGACAATCAGTGTCATGCAACGGCCATTGCAAATCCTCTTTCTCCTCAGAAGCATTTCTGAGCTTCAAGTTTGATCATGATGCTATAATGAGAAGTTTTGATCTCTGA
- the dcp2 gene encoding m7GpppN-mRNA hydrolase isoform X1 produces METKRAEIPSGVLDDLCSRFILHIPSEERDNAIRVCFQIELAHWFYLDFYMQNTPGLPQCGIRDFAKAVFNHCPFLLPQGEDVQKVLDEWKEYKMGVPTYGAIILDESLENVLLVQGYLAKSGWGFPKGKVNKEEAPHDCAAREVFEETGFDIKDYINKDDYIELRINDQLARLYIIPGIPKDTKFNPKTRREIRNIEWFSIDKLPCHRNDMTPKSKLGLAPNKFFMAIPFIRLLKDWLARRYCDSSDSDNGFSAARSSTPPKSNTEKTSQQVFPDSSSGDQWSKQRQLQQQKPSNNHFEVSDTLKLKNPRSNGRKQNQDTPNQKKKTNGVHNQPAKQSQTLKCEKKLNPRRLQDNFETDTAYDVCCVNEDPLLEQGQSVSCNGHCKSSFSSEAFLSFKFDHDAIMRSFDL; encoded by the exons ATGGAGACCAAACGGGCCGAGATCCCCAGCGGCGTCCTGGACGACCTCTGCAG TCGATTTATTTTGCACATTCCCAGTGAGGAACGAGACAATGCAATCCGTGTATGCTTTCAGATTGAACTGGCCCATTGGTTTTACTTGGATTTTTACATGCAGAACACACCAGGATTACCTCAGTGTGGGATAAGAGATTTTGCTAAAGCTG TGTTCAACCATTGCCCTTTTTTACTGCCTCAAGGTGAAGATGTACAGAAGGTTCTGGATGAATGGAAAGAGTACAAAATGGGAGTGCCAACTTATGGCGCGATTATTCTTGATGAAAGCCTTGAAAAT GTACTTCTGGTTCAGGGGTATTTAGCAAAGTCTGGTTGGGGATTTCCAAAAGGAAAAGTGAATAAAGAAGAAGCACCACATGACTGTGCAGCTAGAGAG GTGTTTGAAGAAACTGGTTTTGATATAAAGGATTACATCAATAAAGATGATTACATTGAATTACGAATCAATGATCAGCTGGCCCGCTTGTACATCATTCCAGGAATTCCAAAGGACACTAAATTTAATCCCAAAACAAGAAGAGAGATTCGG aATATTGAGTGGTTCTCCATTGACAAATTACCTTGCCATAGAAATGACATGACCCCGAAGTCCAAGCTGGGTTTGGCACCTAACAAGTTTTTTATGGCTATTCCCTTCATCAG ACTACTGAAAGACTGGCTTGCTCGACGGTATTGCGATTCCTCAGATAGTGACAATGGATTCTCAGCTGCCAGGAGCAGCACACCACCCAAGTCCAATACAGAAAAAACGAG TCAGCAGGTGTTTCCAGATAGTTCTTCAGGAGACCAGTGGTCAAAGCAGCGGCAATTACAGCAACAGAAGCCAAGTAACAATCATTTTGAGGTGTCTGATACCTTAAAACTAAAG AACCCGCGGAGCAATGGTAGAAAACAGAACCAAGATACACCtaatcaaaagaagaaaacaaatggaGTTCATAATCAGCCAGCTAAACAGAGCCAAACTCTG AAATGTGAAAAGAAGTTAAATCCAAGAAGACTCCAAGATAATTTTGAAACAG ACACAGCTTATGATGTGTGCTGTGTGAATGAAGATCCGCTCCTGGAACAAGGACAATCAGTGTCATGCAACGGCCATTGCAAATCCTCTTTCTCCTCAGAAGCATTTCTGAGCTTCAAGTTTGATCATGATGCTATAATGAGAAGTTTTGATCTCTGA
- the dcp2 gene encoding m7GpppN-mRNA hydrolase isoform X2, which translates to MLGTRNDIRFILHIPSEERDNAIRVCFQIELAHWFYLDFYMQNTPGLPQCGIRDFAKAVFNHCPFLLPQGEDVQKVLDEWKEYKMGVPTYGAIILDESLENVLLVQGYLAKSGWGFPKGKVNKEEAPHDCAAREVFEETGFDIKDYINKDDYIELRINDQLARLYIIPGIPKDTKFNPKTRREIRNIEWFSIDKLPCHRNDMTPKSKLGLAPNKFFMAIPFIRLLKDWLARRYCDSSDSDNGFSAARSSTPPKSNTEKTRSKLHYSQQVFPDSSSGDQWSKQRQLQQQKPSNNHFEVSDTLKLKNPRSNGRKQNQDTPNQKKKTNGVHNQPAKQSQTLKCEKKLNPRRLQDNFETDTAYDVCCVNEDPLLEQGQSVSCNGHCKSSFSSEAFLSFKFDHDAIMRSFDL; encoded by the exons ATGCTCGGGACCAGAAATGATAT TCGATTTATTTTGCACATTCCCAGTGAGGAACGAGACAATGCAATCCGTGTATGCTTTCAGATTGAACTGGCCCATTGGTTTTACTTGGATTTTTACATGCAGAACACACCAGGATTACCTCAGTGTGGGATAAGAGATTTTGCTAAAGCTG TGTTCAACCATTGCCCTTTTTTACTGCCTCAAGGTGAAGATGTACAGAAGGTTCTGGATGAATGGAAAGAGTACAAAATGGGAGTGCCAACTTATGGCGCGATTATTCTTGATGAAAGCCTTGAAAAT GTACTTCTGGTTCAGGGGTATTTAGCAAAGTCTGGTTGGGGATTTCCAAAAGGAAAAGTGAATAAAGAAGAAGCACCACATGACTGTGCAGCTAGAGAG GTGTTTGAAGAAACTGGTTTTGATATAAAGGATTACATCAATAAAGATGATTACATTGAATTACGAATCAATGATCAGCTGGCCCGCTTGTACATCATTCCAGGAATTCCAAAGGACACTAAATTTAATCCCAAAACAAGAAGAGAGATTCGG aATATTGAGTGGTTCTCCATTGACAAATTACCTTGCCATAGAAATGACATGACCCCGAAGTCCAAGCTGGGTTTGGCACCTAACAAGTTTTTTATGGCTATTCCCTTCATCAG ACTACTGAAAGACTGGCTTGCTCGACGGTATTGCGATTCCTCAGATAGTGACAATGGATTCTCAGCTGCCAGGAGCAGCACACCACCCAAGTCCAATACAGAAAAAACGAG ATCAAAGCTCCATTATAGTCAGCAGGTGTTTCCAGATAGTTCTTCAGGAGACCAGTGGTCAAAGCAGCGGCAATTACAGCAACAGAAGCCAAGTAACAATCATTTTGAGGTGTCTGATACCTTAAAACTAAAG AACCCGCGGAGCAATGGTAGAAAACAGAACCAAGATACACCtaatcaaaagaagaaaacaaatggaGTTCATAATCAGCCAGCTAAACAGAGCCAAACTCTG AAATGTGAAAAGAAGTTAAATCCAAGAAGACTCCAAGATAATTTTGAAACAG ACACAGCTTATGATGTGTGCTGTGTGAATGAAGATCCGCTCCTGGAACAAGGACAATCAGTGTCATGCAACGGCCATTGCAAATCCTCTTTCTCCTCAGAAGCATTTCTGAGCTTCAAGTTTGATCATGATGCTATAATGAGAAGTTTTGATCTCTGA